In a genomic window of Pithys albifrons albifrons isolate INPA30051 chromosome 32, PitAlb_v1, whole genome shotgun sequence:
- the LOC139684135 gene encoding zinc finger protein 3-like yields the protein MAEEAVRKRKMLRDPKAGEEEDRATQRGKDGQSFKQSSELGVQQQLQSREKRYKCLACGKAFSVSSDLIRHQHIHTGEWPYTCRECGKGFSHSSHLISHQVIHTGECPYECSKCGKRCRTISNLLVHQRTHTGERPFCCSDCGKRFNHSSNLIRHRRLHTGERPHKCGDCGKRFIRNSELINHRMTHTGERPFECSECGKRFQTSSILLEHQRTHRDERPFCCTYCGKRFNRNSTLIRHRRIHTGERP from the exons ATGGCGGAGGaggctgtgaggaagaggaagatgctgcGGGACCCcaaggcaggtgaggaggaa GATAGAGCCACCCAGCGTGGGAAAGATGGCCAGAGCTtcaagcagagctctgagctgggggtgcagcagcagcttcagagcagggagaagcgctacaagtgcttggcaTGTGGGAAGGCATTCAGCGTGAGCTCAGACCTGATTCGccatcagcacatccacactggggaatggccCTACAcatgtagggaatgtgggaagggcttcagtcACAGTTCCCACCTGATCAGCCACCAggtgatccacactggggaatgtccctacgagtgttccaagtgtgggaagaggtgtcgAACCATCTCCAATCTCCTcgtgcatcagcgcacacacacaggggagaggcccttctgctgctccgactgtgggaagagattcaaccaCAGCTCGAACCTCATCAGGCACCGGCGTctccacaccggggagaggcctcaCAAATGtggggactgtgggaagagGTTCATCCGtaactctgagctcatcaaCCACCGGAtgacccacactggggaaaggccgtttgagtgttccgagtgtgggaagaggtttcagaccagctcaatTCTCCTCgagcatcagcgcacacacagggacgagaggcccttctgctgcacctactgtgggaagagattcaatCGGAACTCCACCCTCATCAGgcaccggcgtatccacactggggagaggccttag
- the LOC139684147 gene encoding zinc finger protein 436-like — translation MAEEAARKRKMPQTPQAGPELSTGSTEDKSPQQNLVAEATLKSSTEQEVTEEKKPRRSRRRRSSQLSFGYSEQERGTQCGKDGRSFNQSSELGVQQQLQSREKRYKCLECGKGFSKSSNLIQHQHIHTGERPYMCRECGKCFSRSSNLISHQMIHTGEWPYTCRECGKGFSHRSYLIRHQMIHTGERPYECSQCGKRCRTSSELFMHQRTHTGERPFCCTECGKRFNQSSTLITHRRLHTGERPHICWECGKSFMSNSELIIHWMTHTGERPFECSECGKGFRKSSDLLVHQRTHTDERPFCCTNCGKRFNLNSTLITHQRIHTGERPYDCDECGKSFNQRSNLTKHQRTHQ, via the exons ATGGCAgaggaggctgcgaggaagaggaagatgccccagaccccccaggcag gccctgagctgagcacggggagcacggaggacaaatccccccagcagaacctggtggcagaggccactttgaaaagctccacagagcaggaagtcaccgaggagaaaaagccacggagatcccgcaggaggagaagctctcaaCTGAGTTTTGGGTACTCTGAGCAGGAAAGAGGCACCCAGTGTGGGAAAGATGGCCGGAGCTTcaaccagagctctgagctgggggtgcagcagcagcttcagagcagggagaagcgctacaagtgcttggaatgtgggaagggattcagcAAGAGCTCCAACCTGATCCAgcatcagcacatccacactggggaacggccctacatgtgtagggaatgtgggaagtgCTTCAGTCGGAGCTCCAACCTGATCagccaccagatgatccacactggggaatggccCTACACgtgtagggaatgtgggaagggcttcagtcACAGGTCCTATCTGATCcgccaccagatgatccacactggggaacgtccctacgagtgttcccagtgtgggaagaggtgtcggACCAGCTCAGAACTCTTCATGCATCAAcgcacacacacgggggagaggcccttctgctgcaccgagTGCGGGAAGAGATTTAACCAGAGCTCCACCCTCATCACCCATCGGCGGctccacaccggggagaggcctcaCATATGttgggagtgtgggaagagcttcatgAGTAACTCTGAGCTCATCATCCACTGGATGACCCACACTGGTGAAAGGCCGTTTGAatgttccgagtgtgggaagggGTTTCGGAAAAGCTCAGATCTCCTcgtgcatcagcgcacacacacggacgagaggcccttctgctgcaccaactgtgggaagagattcaatCTGAACTCCACCCTCATCACCCACCAAcggatccacactggggagaggccttatgactgtgacgagtgtgggaagagcttcaaccaGAGGTCAAACTTGACCaaacaccaacggacccaccagtGA